The following is a genomic window from Streptomyces chrestomyceticus JCM 4735.
AAGCCGCGCCCGGCATGTCCGCCGACCCGGAACTCCTCGCCCGGGTCGCCGCCCTCCCGCCCGCGACCGACACCCCCGACATAGACGAGGAACAGGCCGCTCGCCCGGAGAAGTCCTACGGCCTGCGCCGGCTCCTGCGCGGTTTCGGCGGCCCGCTGGCCGTCGCTCTCGCCCTGGTCGCCGTCGACGCCGTCGCCGGACTGCTGCTTCCGGTCCTCATCCGGCACGGCATCGACGACGGCGTACGGCGCGCACAACTGGTGGGTGTCTGGACGGCTGCCGGCCTCGCGCTGTTCGTCGTACTCGCCCAGTGGGCGGCCCAGATCGGCTCGAACCGCATGACGGGCCGCACCGGCGAACGTGTCCTCTACTCGCTGCGCGTCAAGATCTTCGCGCAGCTCCAGCGCCTCGGCCTCGACTACTACGAGCGCGAACTGACCGGCAAGATCATGACCCGGATGACGACGGACGTGGACGCCCTGTCCACGTTCCTGCAGACCGGCCTGGTCACCGCCGTCGTCTCCGTACTGACCTTCTTCGGCATCCTCGTCGCGCTCCTGGTCATCGACGTCCAACTGGCCCTGGTCGTCTTCGCCACCCTCCCGCCGCTGATCATCGGTACGTACTTCTTCCGCAAGCAGAGCGTGAAGGCGTACGAACTCGCCCGCGAACGCATCAGCGTCGTCAACGGCGACCTCCAGGAGAGCGTCGCCGGACTGCGGATCGTGCAGGCCTTCCGCCGCGAGCGCAGCGGCGCCGACCGGTTCGCGGAACGCAGCCACGCCTACCGCGCGGCCCGCATCCGCGGCCAATTCCTGATCTCGGTCTACTTCCCGTTCGTCCAGTTGCTGTCCTCCGTCGCCGCGGCGCTCGTCCTGATCGTCGGCGCGGGCCGGGTCGGCGCCGGCACCCTCACGGCGGGCGCGCTGGTCGCGTACCTGCTGTACATCGACCTGTTCTTCGCCCCCGTACAGCAGCTCTCGCAGGTCTTCGACGGCTACCAGCAGGCCGCTGTCTCGCTCGGCCGCATCCAGGAACTGCTGCGCGAACCGACCACCACACCCCAGGCCGAGAATCCGCGCGAGGTGCGAGAGCTGGCGGGCGAGATCACCTTCGAGGACGTGCACTTCCGGTACGGGGGAGCCGCCTCCGAAACCGAAACGGGAACCGTCGCCGAAGCATCGACTGCCTCAAACAACTCGCACGCCTCCAACAGCTCCAACGCCTCCCACGGCTCCGGCAGCTCCCACGACTCCACCGTCACAGCCCTCTCCGGTATCAACCTGACCATCCCCGCCGGGCAGACCGTCGCCTTCGTCGGTGAGACCGGCGCGGGCAAGTCCACCCTGGTCAAGCTGGTGGCGCGGTTCTACGACCCGACCGCGGGCACCGTCCGCGTCGACGGTACGGATCTGCGCGAACTGGATCTCACCGGCTACCGGCACCGCCTCGGCGTCGTACCGCAGGAGTCCTACCTGTTCGCCGGTACGGTGCGCGACGCCATCGCGTACGGGCGGCCGGACGCCACCGACGCCGAGGTGGAGGCCGCGGCCCGGTCGGTCGGCGCGCACGACATGATCGCCGGGCTGGACGGCGGCTACCTCCACGAGGTCGCCGAACGCGGCCGTAACCTTTCCGCAGGCCAGCGCCAACTGCTCGCGCTCGCCCGCGCCGAACTCGTCGACCCCGACATCCTGTTGCTCGACGAAGCCACCGCCGCGCTCGACCTGGCCACCGAGGCCGCCGTCAACGAGGCCACGGACCGGCTGTCGGGACGGCGTACGACGCTCGTCGTGGCGCACCGCCTGACCACCGCGGCCCGCGCCGACCGGGTCGTGGTCCTCGCCCACGGCCGGGTCGCCGAGGACGGCACCCACGCCGAACTCCTGGCCAGGGGTGGTCGCTACGCCGAACTGTGGCGCACGTTCACGGGTGAGGAAGAGCCGGTGGCCGCCTGAGCGCCCGCCGCGACACCCTGACCGCCGAGGTGCCGTACGTATCGCCGTCCGGCCGACCGTACGTATCGCCGTCCGGCCGACCGTGCGCGTCGTCGCCCGGTCGGCCACCGAGCTGACCGGACGCCGGACGGCCGGCGGCCGGCGGCCGGCGGCGCGACCATCTGCCACCACTACCACCGCTCCTCCCCGAAAAGAAGGGGCTGGTGGGACCGTTGCCGCGCCGATAGGTTCACCCCGACCTTTGCTATCCCAAGGGGAGGGTGCAATGCGCAAGGCCATCAGATGCCTGCTGTCATTCGCGGTGCTCATAGGCACGGCGAGTGCGGGCACGGCGTCGGCGACCGCGGCCACCGTCGCGAAGCCGAAGGCGACCGACATCAAGGACCGGATCCTGGCTATCCCGGGGATGAGTCTCGTCCAGGAGAAGCCGGTCGACGGCTACCGCTTCTTCGTCCTGAACTACACCCAGCCGATCGACCACGAGCACCCCTCCAAGGGGACCTTCCAGCAGCGGCTGACCCTGCTGCACAAGTCCGTCGACCGGCCCACGGTCTTCTTCACCTCGGGCTACAACCTCAACACGGACGTACGGCGCAGCGAGCCGACGCAGATCATCGACGGCAACCAGGTGTCGATGGAGTACCGGTACTTCACGCCGTCGCGGCCGCAGCCCGCCGACTGGAAGAAGCTCACCATCCGGCAGGCGGCCAACGACCAGCACCGCATCTTCAAGGCGCTGCACCGGATCTACGACCGGAACTGGATATCCACCGGCGGCAGCAAGGGCGGCATGACCGCCACGTATTACCGCCGCTTCTTCCCGGACGACATGGACGGCACCGTCGCCTACGTCGCGCCGAACGACGTGAACAACAAGGAGGACTCGGCGTACGACCGGTTCTTCCGCACCGTCGGCACCGCCCAGTGCCGCAAGGACCTCGCGGCGGTGGAGCGCGAGGCGCTGCTGCGTCGTGGCGAGATCGTCAACCGCTACACGAAGTGGGCGCAGGACAACAAGAAGACCTTCAAGCTCGTCGGCACCATCGACAAGGCGTACGAGGTTCTCGTCACCGACCTGGTGTTCGGCTTCTGGCAGTACCAGCCGGCTGCCACCGCCTGCCCCGAGGTCCCCAAGAAGACCGCCACCACGGACGAACTGTGGAAGTGGATCGACAAGGTCGGCGGCTTCGACAGCTACACCGACCAGGGCCTTGAGCGCAATCTGCCGTACTACTACCAGGCGGGCACCCAGCTCGGCGAGCCCAGCTACAAGTACGACCACCTCAAGGACCTGCTGCGCTACCCGGGAATTAACAACTCCCGGACGTTTGTGCCGCGTGACATCCCCCTGCACTTCGACAAGAACGCGATGCGGGACGTGGACCGTTGGGTGCGCCACCACGGCGAGCGCATGATGTTTGTCAACGGTGAGTGGGACCCGTGGAGCTCCGAGCCGTTCCGGCTGGGCTCCGGTTCCGAGGACTCGTACGTCTACAAGGTCCCCGGCGGCAACCACGGCTCGAACATCGCGAAGCTGCGGGAGGCCGACCGTAAGGCGGCGACCGAGGCCCTGCTCGACTGGGCGGACGTCGACGCTCCGCAGGGCGCCTCGGCCGCGCCGCTGGCTCCGTACGACAAGAAGCTGGACAAGCGGGACGACTCGAAGATGCAGATGCTGCGTCCGTGATGTCGTCGCGCGGTGTGTGACGCGTTTCGTGTGACGCGTGGCGTATGACGCGAGATGCGTTACGGGTGAGGGGCGGTCTGAAGCACGGGCCGTCGGTTCACAGGCGGCGGGCGCACCCTACTGGTGCCCCGCCGCCCAACTGTACGTACAAGTCCGTGTCGGCCGGGCAGGCAGCACGGGTGCGGACCGCCGCTGTCACGGTGAACTGCGGGGCATGGGCGCCCGAACCGTCACAGGCGGTCTCTTTCACCTCGCCCTGCCGCGATGGCCGGACGCAGTCCCCGACGATGGTGCGCGGGCCGCCGCCCCCGCCGGGATCACCGGGATGCGGCGCTTCCAGATTGCGCATACAGGCGTAGCCCTGCGGTACCGCGCCGTCGCCGTTCTCGCGAGAATTCTTGTCGGAAGCGGGGCGGCGCGCGCTGATGTGCAGCACGAAGTCCGTCCGTTCCGGACACAGCGGACCCTGTGACTGCGGGCCGTCATACCGGGAGAGCACCAGGGCCGCGGCCCTCTCGCTGCGGCAGGACACTTGGTAGAAGACGGTACGTCCGCGGCTGCTGCACGTACCCGGGGCGAGAAACGTGGCTACCGGAGACGGGGACGCGGCCGCCGCCCCGCCACTTCCGTCCCCTTGCGCATTTCCGTCACCGTTCGCGGCCGAGCCACTGCCGTCGCGCTGGCAGGCGGACAACGTCACGAGCAGCAGAGCCGCCGCCACGCAACCCACGGTGCTGCTCCCGAACCCCTTGACCCTGCGCATCGCGGCCCCCTGCGTTCCCCGGTGCGTGCACCTCAGCCTGGCCCGCCCATTCGGGCGCACGCCAGGCGTAACGGGCGCATTGCGCACGAGGTACGGGCCGCGCAGTACGCAGCGCTGCGGGGCCGGCGGTACACGGTCCGTACGGAGCCCGGCAGCGCCAAAGCTCCGTACGCGTGTTCCCGTCGATACTGCGGGCACTGTTGACGCTGCCGGTGCCGCTGATGCCTCTGTCGCCGTCGGCTCAGCATGTCAGCGCATCAGTACGACAACCCGTACCCGACCGGATGGAGGACGCTCCCCGGCGCGTCGGCCCGCATGACCGGTACCGGTAGCTTCCCTTCCGGGTCGCGGCGCCCGGCGATCACCCGGGCCGCGGCCCGCAGTTCCACATCCGTCCAGGAGTAGGTGGCCAGCGCCGCCCGTACGCCCGGCAGTTGCGCGATGTCGTACGGATTGCGTACGGCCACCTGAACCACCGGCTTGCCGGTTTCCAGCAGTGCCCCGACCAGGGCGCGCTGCGACGACGCTGCCGTGACGTTGTACGTCGTCACGATCGCCGCGTCCTGTGTACGGAGCGCCGCAACCGCCCGGTCGATCAGTTCCTGGGTGGGTGCGGTGCCGGTGGGGAGCGCGGTGGCCGTGAAACCCAGTTGACTGAAGGTTTCTGCGAGCACTGTGGTGGGCGGGCCCCCGGTCCCGGACGGCGGCGCCGCGTCGGCGCCGGCCACCAGCAGACGCCGCTGCGCGCGCCGGGACAACGGCAGCAGCCCGCCGTCGTTGACGAGCAGCGTGGTGGTGCGGTCCGCGATCCGGTCCGCCGTGGCGAGATGCCGCCGCGTGCCGACGCAACGTTCCACCGCGCGGTGCGTCGTGTACGGATCGTCGAACAGCCCGCGCCGCTGCTTGAGCAGGAAAATACGGATCAGCTTCTCGTCGAGGGCGCGCTCGGTCAGCTCGCCCGTCCGTACCGCCTTGAGCACGCTCGCGAAAGCGACGGCGATGTTTGGCGGATTGAGCAACTGGTCGGCCCCCGCCTTGAGCGCGAGCACCGGCACCCGGGCGTCACCGTACTTCGTCCGTACGCCCTGCATCCCGAGCGAGTCGGTCACCACCACACCCTCGAAACCGAGCCGCTCGCGCAGGACGCCGGTGAGGATCGGCCGGGACAGCGTGGCCGGGTCCTCGCTCGGGTCGAAGGCGGGCACGACGATGTGCGCTGTCATGACCGAATCGATGCCGGCCTCGATCGCGGCCCGCAACGGCGGGGCGTCCAGCCGCTCCCACTCCTCGGCGGTGTGCCGGATGTACGGCAGCCCGACGTGGCTGTCGGTGTCGGTGTCGCCGTGCCCCGGGAAGTGCTTGGCCGTCGCGGCCACCCCGGCGCGCTGGTACCCCTGTACCTGCGCGGTGACCAGCCGCGCCACCGCCTTCGGCTCGGAACCGAAGGAGCGTACGCCGATCACGGGGTTGGCGGGATTGACGTTCACGTCGGCGACCGGCGCGTAGTCCTGCCGGATGCCCATCGCGTACAGCTCCTCGCCCGCGATCCGGCCGGCCGTACGGGCGTCCTCGCGCGAGCGCCCGGCGCCCAGCGCCATCGCGCCGGGGAAGAGCGTGGCGGGCGCGCCGATCCGTGCCACTATCCCGTGCTCCTGGTCGGTGGAGATCAACAGCGGTACGGGGACGCGCTGGGCGGCGGCGGCCCGCTGGATGCCGTTGGAGAGGTCGGCGATCTGGTGGGGTTGGCGGGTGTTGTGCGCCCAGCCGAAGTAGATGATGCCGCCGAGGTGGTACTTGGCGACCAGTTCGGCGGCGTTGGAGACGCCCGTCTCCTTGCGGTTGGCCTCGGCGTCGGCGGGGTCCGGATCGGTCGCGGAGTGCCCGTAGACCCGCATCACGAACAACTGGCCGACCTTTTCCTCCAGATTCATCCGGGAAACGAGCCGGGCCGCGCGGGCGCGGGCATCGGCGGCCCCTGCGGCACGCGGGCCGGAAGCGACGGCGTGAACGGCGCCGCCGCCCGTACCCATGGCACAGGCGGCGGCCGCGGCGGTGGTCAGGACGGTACGTCTGGAGTGCATCGGCGCTCCTTCCGGGAAGCTTCCTCGCCGAGTGCGGCCCGGCGGTCCGAAGAAAACTCCCAAGAAGTCACGAGTAACCGGAAAAGGAATGCCGGTCAATGCTCGACGGCTCTGCCAGTCGGGGGATGCGGCGGTGCGTAGGTAGCGGTGCAGATGGGGCGGTGCGTGGGCGCGGTCGGGCGCGCGGGCTGGCTTGGGCTGGCTGTGGCGGGCCGGCTGTGGTGGACGGTTCGGGTCCACGGTCGCGCGGCGGCGGACGGCCCGGGGCGGTGATCCGCCACCGGCGCGTTGGAGGGGGGTGCACCGGTGGCGGGTGCTGTCGGCCGCAGGCGGCGGAGAGGGTGGTCAGCAACGCAGCCAGCAGCGAGGCCGACACCGCACTGCGGGGTCACACAGCACATCGTTTTGACGGTCGGCGGGCCAGGTGGGTTCCCCGGTTCGGCGCGAATACGGGAAAAGGTACGGATGTGAGGGGATGTGTTCCTGAGGTGGGCGCGGGCGGCGCAGAAACGTTTCTGACGCCGGGCGTGGCGGGTGGGAACTTCGTATGCCCGAAGTCCCGTACGCCTGCGCTTCCGTACGTCCGTAGATCCGGACTCCCGTACCTCCGTACCTCCGTGCTTCCGTGCCTCTGCCCCGGGCCTCCCCAGCTCCGTACGTCCGGGCCGGCTCAACGCCCCTCGGCGTCGCGACCTGTGTACGCACCACGACGCCTTCTACCGTACGAGGCTCCCGCAGCCAGGCGCGACCAACGGCCGCGCGCGGCACCGCCTCCCGATTCCGCGCTCCTCAGGACGCAGCCGACGCCACCAGCCGCTCCAGGTGCTCACGCCCCGCGCTCAGCAACCCGGGAAGGTCGGCGGCGCGTGGATACCACCGCTTCTCGTACTCCCAGCACAGCCAACCGTCCCACTGCGCGCGGGCGAGCGCCCCGATGGAGTCGGCCAGCGGGACCGTGCCCGCGCCGAGTGGCAGGGGAGTGGTGTCCTCGGCTGAAGCAACGTCCTTGACCTGCACGAACCCGAGATACGGGGCCAGCGCCGCGAACGTGTCGGCCGGTGCCTCACCGCCGAGCCACGGATGCAGTACGTCCCAGAGCGCACCGATGTGCCGATGCCCCACGGGGCCCACGATCCGCGCCGCGTCGGCACCGCGGGGATGCGAATCGTGCGTCTCCAGAAGAACACGCACGTCCCGCTCCGCCGCGAACGGCGCGACCGCGGCCAGGTGCCGGGCCGCCTCCGCATCGGCTTCCTCGGCTGGGCGGTCGCCCCCACCGGGGAACACCCGCACGAACTTCGCTCCCAGGTCCGAAGCGAGCACGACCAGTTCGGTCAGCTCCGCCGCCAGCTCCTCCTCGCCACGTTCGTCATGGGCCGCGGCCACTCGGGCGTACCCCGACACCGCCAGAATGCTCACCCCGGCGTCGGCGAACTGCTCACGTACCGCAGACCGTTCCCGCAACCCGATGCGCGGATGGACCTGTTCCTCGGGGTGGGCCCGTAGCTCCACCCCGTCGAATCCGGCGCCGGCCGCCAGCCGCACGACCTCGCCCACCGGCATCCTGGGCACTCCGAGTGTCGAGAACGCATATCGCATATCGCTCATGAGAACCATGTGAACACAGATCAGAGCGGCAAACGCCAGTCCTGTCCGACGAGGTTCCGCCCGAAACTGTGGTGTGGCTTCTCGGCGGTCAGCTCGAAGCCCGCGCGCTCGTACAGGACGCGCGCCGCACTCAGTACGGAGTTCGTCCACAGGACCACTTCGCGGAAGCCGGCCTCGCGGGCGAAGTCGACGCACGCGGACACGAGCGCTCGGCCGACGCCGCGCCCGCGCGCTTCCGGCTCGACCAGGAGCAGTCGCAGCCGGGCCGTACGAGGAGGTGTCTCGCTCGCCGGGGCGATGGCCGTGTCGATCCCGTCCCGTACGCACATGGCGGCGCCCACCCGTTCTCCGTCCAGTTCGGCGATCCAGACGCGGTCCCAGCGCGCGTCGCGACGCTCGCCGTATTCGGCGACGATACGGGCCACCAACGCCTCGTAACCGAGGTCGAAACCGTACTCCCGCGCGTACAAGGCGGCATTGCGCTGCACCATCCAGCCGAGGTCGCCGGGGGCGGGGGCGCGCAGCCGTAGCACCGGTTCCGGATGCTTCGCCGTGTCGCCGAGCAGCTCTCTTATGGTCGCCATCGACTCAGTGAGGCGCGCTCGGTCCCAGGGAGGAAGGCGGTTGAGGAGCGTTCCCGCGGAGTCGCACGAACGTTCCTCCAGGAGTTTCGCTGTCGCGCGGCCGTCCTCCGTGAGCGTGATGCGCTGCCGCCGCCCGTCCCGCTCGGAAGGGCCGCGGGTGATCAGTCCGCTCTCTTCGAACCTGCCGAGCAGCCTGCTGAGATAACCCGCGTCCAGGGAGAGCGAGGCGCGCAGGTCGGCGGCGTCCACCTGCTGGGTGTGCGCGATCTCGTACAGGACTCGGGCTTCGGTGAGCGTGAACGGGGTGTAGAGGTGCCGCCCGTAGTCGAGCGCGCCGATGAGGTTCGTGTAGAAGCGGTTGAACCTGCGGATTTCCTGGACCTCGTGGGCTGACATGGCGCACCCGCCTTACCGTTGACCCAGTCAAGGTTGACTGCGTCAAGGGTACGGTACGGACGTGGACGCGCGCACCATCAACTCAGCGCGGAACGTGGCGACTTCTCCCAGCGGCGGCGCCTCACGCCCCATCGCCAGCCGCCCGGCCCGCGCGCCGGCTTCCTGAAGCGGCAGCCGTACGGTGGTGAGCGCCGGAGCCGCGTCCGCGCTGAACGGGAGGTCGTCGAAGCCCGCCACGGAAACGTCGCCGGGTATCCGCAGGCCGCGGTCGCGCAGCGCGGCGCACACTCCGAGTGCGGCGGTGTCGTTGGCCGCGACGATGGCGGTCAAGGAAGCGTCTCGGCGTAGCAGTTCCTGGGCGGCGTCGTAGCCGGCGGCGCGGTCGTATGTGCCGTGAACGGTGCGGTGGGCCGGGTCGGGAATGCCGTGCGTGGCGAGGGCGGCTCGGTGGCCCTCCAGGCGGTGGCGGGTGGTGGTACGGCCGGGCGGCCCGGCGACGTACCCGATATTCCGGTGGCCGAGTGAGACCAGGTGCTCGGTCAGCCGTCGGGCGCCGCCCTGGTTGTCGAAGGCGAGGGTGACGAGCTGCGAAGGCGTCTGCTGCGTCGGGATGTACCGCGGGGCGAAGGCGGCGCCATGAGAGGCGGTGCGGGTGTGGGAGCGCTCCACTGTGGTGCGCTTATGTTGGGTCGGCCCGGCCTCAGGGCGCTGCCCGTCTACCCCTGACGTGACAGGCGGTCGTCCGCACAACACCACTCTCGTTCCTGCCCCGACGAGCCGTGTCAGCGCCGCGGCCACGGCCTCAGCGTGAACGGCGTCCTCCACCGCGCCGCCGGTCAGGACAACCGCGGATGCGCGTTGTCGTTGGAGCAGCGTTAGATAAGTGAGTTCGCGTTCCGGGCAACCGCCTGTGTTGCACACGACGGCCAGCTTTTCGTCGGCACGTACCAGATGGTTCGGGTGGCCCGGGTAGTGGCGCGTACCGCCGTCACCCGTTCGCGTGCCCGCTCCGCCGGCCGTCGGCGTGCCTGATCCACTGGTCACCTCGGACTGCACGGCCGAGGCGAGGATTCCGAAGAACGGGTCGGCGATGTCGTTGACGAGAATGCCCACCAGGTCCGAAGTGGCGGCGGCCAGCGCGCTGGCCGGGCCGTTGACCACGTATTCCAGGTCTGACACGGCGCGCAGCACGCGGGCCCGGGTGTTTTCGGCGACCGGGTAGTTGCCGTTCAGAACGCGCGAAACTGTTGCCGTCGAAACCCGCGCCCGTGCCGCAACATCCGCCAGTGTCACTGCCATCGATCGCCCCGCCCCCTGTCGTGCCTCTTGTCCTCGCCTCGTGCCGCAGGCTAGCTTCTCCCGCGATGGAAAGCGCTTACTACGCGTTTCTGATCCGCGCTCGCCGTCGGCTTGACCACCGTCGTCATGAAACGTCAACCGCTGTGCTCCGCTTGCCGCGGGCGCCGGCGCTCGTAACGCGCCCGCTCCGTGAGCGGAGTCCTCCGTTAGGAAGGGCCGGACCGTGACACGTACGACCGTACGCATCGCCATGAACGGCGTGACCGGACGCATGGGCTACCGCCAGCACCTGGTCCGATCCATCCTCGCGCTGCGAGAACACGGCGGACTGGATCTCGGTGACGGCACGGTGGTCTGGCCCGAACCGATTCTCGTGGGCCGCGCCGAACACAAGCTGCGGGCGCTCGCCGAGCGCCACGGCCTGGAGCACTGGAGCACCGATCTCGACGCTGTACTCGCGGACGACAGCGTCGACATCTACTTCGACGCCCAGGTCACTGGCGCGCGCGAGGAATCCGTGAAGAAAGCGATTGCTGCCGGGAAGCACCTGTACTGCGAGAAACCCACCGCCACCAGCCTCGACGGCGCGCTGGAACTGGCCCGCCTGGCCGACGAAGCCGGCGTCAAGCACGGCGTAGTACAGGACAAAATCTTCCTGCCCGGCCTGCTCAAGCTGCGCCGCCTGGTCGAAGGCGGTTTCTTCGGGCGCATCCTCTCCGTGCGGGGCGAGTTCGGCTATTGGGTCTTCGAAGGTGACTGGCAGTCGGCGCAGCGCCCGTCCTGGAACTATCGCGCCGAGGACGGCGGCGGCATCGCGACCGACATGTTCCCGCACTGGGAGTACGTCCTGCACGAACTCTTCGGCCGGGTACGGACCGTGCAGGCCCAGGTCACCACCCATGTACCGCGTCGCTGGGACGAGAACGGCAAGCCGTACGAGGCCACTGCGGACGACGCCGCGTACGGAATCTTCCAGATGGACGGGGGCGTTGTCGCGCAGATCAACTCCTCCTGGGCGGTGCGAGTTAACCGCGACGAACTGGTCGAGTTCCAGGTGGACGGTACGGAAGGCTCCGCCGTCGCGGGGTTGCGGAAGTGCCGTATTCAGCACCGCGCCGCTACTCCCAAGCCGGTCTGGAACCCGGACATCCCGGCAACCGAACCGTTCCGCGAACAGTGGCAGGAGGTACCGGACAACGCGGAATTCGACAACGGCTTCAAGGCCCAGTGGGAACTGTTCCTGCGCCATGTCGTACGGGACGAGCCCTGGCGCTGGGACCTGACCGCGGGCGCGCGCGGCGTCCAGCTCGCAGAACTGGGGCTGAAATCGTCGGCGGAAGGCCGCCGCCTGGACGTACCGGAGCTCGGGCGATGAGTGGCCGGGGGCGCGGCGCATCCGGCGAGCCAGCCGTTGTCGGCACGCCTACCGCCGCCTCCCGTACCGTATTCGCCGCTGCTCACGTGGTCGCAGACCCCTTCGCCGACACCACCCCCGAAGGCCCTGCCGCCATCGACTGGGACGCGACCCTGGCCTTCCGCCACCACCTCTGGTCGCACGGCCTGGGCGTCGCCGAGGCCATGGACACCGCGCAGCGCGGCATGGGCCTCGACTGGTCATCGGCGGCCGAACTGATCCGCCGCTCCGCCGCCGAAGCCGTGGCGACAGGCGGACGTATCGCCTGCGGAGTCGGCACGGACCAACTGACCGCGGCTGAAGTAAGCCTGGTCGATATCCGGGCCGCATACGAAGAGCAGCTCTCCCTCGTGGAGGGCGCAGGGGCCCATGCCATCATCATGGCTTCCCGGCATCTCGCCGCGACGGCCACCGGACCGGAACCATACGTGGAAATCTACGGCCATCTGCTGCGCCAGGCCGCAGCGCCCGTGATCCTTCACTGGCTCGGCCCGATGTTCGACCCCGCTTTGCAGGGCTACTGGGGCAGCCCGGATCTGGACCTGGCAACCGAGACGTTTCTTCAGATCATCGCCGGGCACCCCGCCAAGGTGGACGGCGTGAAGGTGTCGTTGCTGGACGCCGATCGCGAAGTCCAGCTGCGCCGTCGTCTCCCGGAGTGCGTGCGCTGCTATACGGGCGACGATTTCCACTACCCCGAGCTGATCGCCGGCGACGCGCACGGCTTCAGCGACGCGCTGCTCGGCATTTTCGACCCGCTTGCGCCGTTGGCGGCGGAAGCCGTGCGCCTTCTAGACGGCGGCGACACTGCCGGCTTCCGAAAACTGCTGGACCCGACCGTCGCGCTCTCCCGCCATCTTTTCCAGGAACCGACGCGGTACTACAAGACCGGTGTCGTCCTGCTCGCCTGGCTCGCAGGGCATCAGTCACACTTCACCATGGTCGGCGGCCTCCAGTCGGTACGCTCGCTGCCCCATCTGAAGCGGGCGTACGAACTGGCCGACGACCTCGACCTGTTCCCCGACCCGGAGCTGGCGGCAGCCCGTATGCGTCGACTCGCCTCGGTGTACGGAGGTACGGAATGAGCAGTGCTCTCCCGACTAGCCCCGAAGAAGCGGACGAAGCTCTGTTCTCTCGCTTCAGCATCAACCAGCAGACCGTCAAGCAATGGTCTCTGCCGGAACTTGTCGACGGTTGCGCAAAAGCGGGAGTACGCGGCGTCGGTCTCTGGCGCGCTCCCGTGCAGGAATACGGAGTGGCCGCCGCGGCCCGGCTCGTACGGGACGCAGGGTTGACCGTCACCAGCCTCTGCCGCGGTGGCTTCTTCACCGCCCTGGACGCGAAGGAACGCGCGGAGGCGCTGGCCGACAACCGGACCGCCATCGAGGAAGCCGCCACCCTCGGGACCGACACCCTCGTCCTGGTCTCCGGCGGGCTGCCGCCGGGCAGCCGCGATCTGCACGGTGCCCGTGAGCGCATTGCCGACGCGCTGGGCGAACTCGCCCCGCACGCAGCCGCTGCGGGGGTACGTCTTGCGCTCGAACCGCTCCACCCGATGTACGCGGCGGACCGCTGTGTCGTGTCCACTCTCGCTCAGGCCTTGGCGCTGGCCGAACGGTTCCCGGCCGAGCAGGTGGGCGTGGTCGTGGACACCTACCACCTGTGGTGGGACGACACGATCGGCGCGCAGATCGGCCGCGCGGGCGCCGGAGGCCGTATCGCGGCTTTCCAGCTCGCCGACTGGGTGACACCGCTGCCCGCCGGCGTACTGCTCGGACGGGGCCAACTCGGGGACGGCGCGGTGGACCTGCGCTGGTTCCGGGAGCAGGTGGATGCCGCCGGCTACCGGGGGCCCGTCGAAGTGGAGATCTTCAATCCGGAGCTGTGGGAGCGGCCGGGGGCGGAGGTGCTGGCCGAAGTCGTCGAGCGATTCGCCCGCCACGTCATGCACGCCAGGTAACGATGGAATAACTCACCGAATCCGTGCAACCGTTCCCGGGCCAGGTGGGTCGTACTTGTCGTCAGGCTCCCGAGGGGAGAGGGAACCGGGGGGATCCGAGGGGGGATCAGGGGGCCGAACGGAGGGGGAATCGAGGGGCCCGGTCTTCGGACCGGGCC
Proteins encoded in this region:
- a CDS encoding S28 family serine protease, with the protein product MRKAIRCLLSFAVLIGTASAGTASATAATVAKPKATDIKDRILAIPGMSLVQEKPVDGYRFFVLNYTQPIDHEHPSKGTFQQRLTLLHKSVDRPTVFFTSGYNLNTDVRRSEPTQIIDGNQVSMEYRYFTPSRPQPADWKKLTIRQAANDQHRIFKALHRIYDRNWISTGGSKGGMTATYYRRFFPDDMDGTVAYVAPNDVNNKEDSAYDRFFRTVGTAQCRKDLAAVEREALLRRGEIVNRYTKWAQDNKKTFKLVGTIDKAYEVLVTDLVFGFWQYQPAATACPEVPKKTATTDELWKWIDKVGGFDSYTDQGLERNLPYYYQAGTQLGEPSYKYDHLKDLLRYPGINNSRTFVPRDIPLHFDKNAMRDVDRWVRHHGERMMFVNGEWDPWSSEPFRLGSGSEDSYVYKVPGGNHGSNIAKLREADRKAATEALLDWADVDAPQGASAAPLAPYDKKLDKRDDSKMQMLRP
- a CDS encoding glycoside hydrolase family 3 protein, with amino-acid sequence MHSRRTVLTTAAAAACAMGTGGGAVHAVASGPRAAGAADARARAARLVSRMNLEEKVGQLFVMRVYGHSATDPDPADAEANRKETGVSNAAELVAKYHLGGIIYFGWAHNTRQPHQIADLSNGIQRAAAAQRVPVPLLISTDQEHGIVARIGAPATLFPGAMALGAGRSREDARTAGRIAGEELYAMGIRQDYAPVADVNVNPANPVIGVRSFGSEPKAVARLVTAQVQGYQRAGVAATAKHFPGHGDTDTDSHVGLPYIRHTAEEWERLDAPPLRAAIEAGIDSVMTAHIVVPAFDPSEDPATLSRPILTGVLRERLGFEGVVVTDSLGMQGVRTKYGDARVPVLALKAGADQLLNPPNIAVAFASVLKAVRTGELTERALDEKLIRIFLLKQRRGLFDDPYTTHRAVERCVGTRRHLATADRIADRTTTLLVNDGGLLPLSRRAQRRLLVAGADAAPPSGTGGPPTTVLAETFSQLGFTATALPTGTAPTQELIDRAVAALRTQDAAIVTTYNVTAASSQRALVGALLETGKPVVQVAVRNPYDIAQLPGVRAALATYSWTDVELRAAARVIAGRRDPEGKLPVPVMRADAPGSVLHPVGYGLSY
- a CDS encoding sugar phosphate isomerase/epimerase family protein, with translation MRYAFSTLGVPRMPVGEVVRLAAGAGFDGVELRAHPEEQVHPRIGLRERSAVREQFADAGVSILAVSGYARVAAAHDERGEEELAAELTELVVLASDLGAKFVRVFPGGGDRPAEEADAEAARHLAAVAPFAAERDVRVLLETHDSHPRGADAARIVGPVGHRHIGALWDVLHPWLGGEAPADTFAALAPYLGFVQVKDVASAEDTTPLPLGAGTVPLADSIGALARAQWDGWLCWEYEKRWYPRAADLPGLLSAGREHLERLVASAAS
- a CDS encoding bifunctional helix-turn-helix transcriptional regulator/GNAT family N-acetyltransferase, which encodes MSAHEVQEIRRFNRFYTNLIGALDYGRHLYTPFTLTEARVLYEIAHTQQVDAADLRASLSLDAGYLSRLLGRFEESGLITRGPSERDGRRQRITLTEDGRATAKLLEERSCDSAGTLLNRLPPWDRARLTESMATIRELLGDTAKHPEPVLRLRAPAPGDLGWMVQRNAALYAREYGFDLGYEALVARIVAEYGERRDARWDRVWIAELDGERVGAAMCVRDGIDTAIAPASETPPRTARLRLLLVEPEARGRGVGRALVSACVDFAREAGFREVVLWTNSVLSAARVLYERAGFELTAEKPHHSFGRNLVGQDWRLPL